In Blattabacterium cuenoti, the following proteins share a genomic window:
- a CDS encoding shikimate kinase produces MKITLIGYMGSGKSSLGAMLAKKLNIIFYDLDSIISKTYGVSIFSFFKKKGESSFRKIEHLMLKKILKKKHSYILSVGGGTPCFYKNIYLLNKYSKTIYIKIDAYTLFNRLILEKEKRPLIFNFSKKELYRFIMKHLLKRVPFYEQASIKIEIDKKKSKINVIKEIIKSIYSDT; encoded by the coding sequence ATGAAAATCACTTTGATAGGATATATGGGTAGTGGAAAAAGTTCTTTAGGAGCTATGTTAGCTAAAAAACTAAACATTATTTTTTATGATTTAGATTCTATTATTTCTAAAACTTATGGAGTTTCTATATTTTCCTTCTTCAAAAAAAAAGGAGAATCTTCTTTTAGAAAAATAGAACATTTGATGTTAAAAAAAATTCTAAAAAAGAAACATTCTTATATTTTATCTGTAGGTGGTGGCACTCCTTGTTTCTATAAAAATATTTATTTGTTAAATAAATATTCAAAAACAATTTATATAAAAATAGATGCTTACACTTTATTTAATAGATTGATTTTAGAAAAAGAAAAAAGACCTTTAATTTTTAATTTTTCCAAAAAAGAATTATATAGATTCATAATGAAACATTTGCTAAAAAGAGTTCCTTTTTATGAACAAGCTTCCATAAAAATAGAAATTGATAAAAAAAAATCTAAAATTAATGTAATTAAAGAAATTATTAAGTCTATTTATTCAGATACATAA
- the hisF gene encoding imidazole glycerol phosphate synthase subunit HisF, with amino-acid sequence MLVKRIIPCLDIRDGRTVKGVNFKSLKDAGDPIELVRWYTKKGADELIFLDITATNENRKTLITLVRDISRHINIPFTVGGGIKNEEDVELLLKSGADKISINTAAFKSPKLLETFSKRFGSQSIVLAIDTKYEKNDWWVYLNGGRIFTNTRTLDWAIEGAKRGAGEILLTSMNHDGTKNGFAVDITRKISENISIPIIASGGAGNLHDFYQIFHFGKADAALAASIFHYGEIEIPKLKYYLNSLKIPVRIEM; translated from the coding sequence ATGTTAGTTAAACGAATTATTCCCTGTTTAGATATAAGGGATGGAAGAACTGTTAAGGGAGTCAATTTTAAATCTTTGAAAGACGCCGGAGATCCAATAGAATTAGTTCGTTGGTATACAAAGAAAGGAGCAGACGAATTAATATTTCTTGATATTACGGCTACAAATGAAAATAGAAAAACTTTAATTACTTTGGTTAGAGACATTTCTCGTCATATTAATATACCTTTTACTGTCGGAGGTGGAATTAAAAATGAAGAAGATGTAGAATTATTATTGAAATCAGGAGCAGATAAAATATCTATTAATACAGCTGCTTTCAAAAGTCCAAAACTGTTAGAAACTTTTTCCAAGAGGTTTGGAAGCCAATCTATCGTTTTAGCTATTGATACAAAATATGAAAAAAATGATTGGTGGGTTTATTTAAATGGAGGAAGAATTTTTACCAATACTAGAACCTTAGATTGGGCTATAGAGGGGGCTAAAAGAGGTGCAGGAGAGATATTATTAACTTCAATGAATCACGATGGGACAAAAAATGGATTTGCTGTAGATATAACCAGAAAAATATCAGAAAATATTTCTATTCCTATTATAGCTTCAGGTGGCGCTGGAAATTTGCATGATTTTTATCAAATATTCCATTTTGGAAAAGCAGATGCTGCTTTAGCTGCAAGTATTTTTCATTATGGAGAAATAGAGATTCCAAAATTAAAATATTATTTGAACAGTCTTAAAATTCCAGTAAGAATTGAAATGTAA
- the tilS gene encoding tRNA lysidine(34) synthetase TilS: protein MVNNSSNYFLEKIKKDFSFEKIKKICVAVSGGLDSMVLLNLLLDILSIKKLEVAHCNFGLRKKESNDDEIFVKRFCEKKNIVLHIKRFDTINFSKEKKLSIQMAARKLRYDWFNSLLKKNDSCGYYIALGHHLNDSIETFFLNILRGTSVKGLLGIPKKNINFIRPLSYFTKNEILHYSKIKNINWRLDSSNLETKYLRNKLRLALNGFYSSFPLFFNGIKKTINYLQSDNFIIEDKIKEICENITIEKNYDPLIWKIQYKKLENLIPLSFYLFKIFSPYGFRDINSLKSLIYSQSGKYIVSNKYYILKNRNHWILFSNKKLGKKWKNYTIQNIKKFDKNYFPIKIDFSIQLKKTNDYYSNNNHFFVDFEKIKFPLYIRTWRNGDYFYPINMKGKKKLSKYYKENKYSFLEKENTWLLINGNNNIVLVMGNRGNRLDNRFKITEQTKKILEIKI, encoded by the coding sequence ATGGTAAATAACTCATCTAACTATTTTTTAGAAAAAATTAAAAAAGATTTTTCATTTGAAAAAATAAAAAAAATATGTGTAGCTGTAAGTGGGGGATTAGATAGTATGGTTCTTTTAAATTTACTTTTGGATATTTTATCTATTAAAAAACTAGAAGTAGCTCACTGTAATTTTGGATTAAGAAAAAAAGAATCTAATGATGATGAAATTTTTGTAAAACGTTTTTGTGAAAAAAAAAATATAGTATTACATATTAAAAGATTTGATACTATAAATTTTTCTAAAGAAAAAAAATTATCTATACAAATGGCTGCAAGAAAACTTAGATATGATTGGTTCAATAGTCTACTAAAAAAAAATGATTCATGTGGATATTATATTGCTTTAGGACATCATTTAAATGATTCTATAGAAACTTTTTTTCTAAACATTTTGAGAGGAACGAGTGTTAAAGGCTTGTTAGGGATCCCTAAAAAAAATATAAATTTTATTCGTCCTTTATCATATTTTACAAAAAATGAAATTTTACATTATTCTAAAATAAAAAATATAAATTGGAGATTAGACAGCAGTAATTTAGAAACCAAATATCTAAGAAATAAACTTCGTTTAGCTTTAAATGGTTTTTATTCTTCTTTTCCATTATTTTTTAATGGAATAAAAAAAACTATAAATTATCTTCAATCCGATAATTTTATAATAGAAGATAAAATAAAAGAAATATGTGAAAATATTACAATAGAGAAAAATTACGATCCTCTAATATGGAAAATCCAATATAAAAAATTAGAAAATTTAATTCCTTTATCTTTTTATTTATTTAAAATATTTTCTCCATATGGATTTCGTGATATAAATAGTTTAAAATCTTTAATTTATTCACAATCAGGAAAATATATTGTATCAAATAAATACTACATTCTAAAAAATAGAAATCATTGGATTTTATTTTCTAATAAAAAATTGGGAAAAAAATGGAAAAATTATACAATACAAAACATTAAAAAATTCGATAAAAATTATTTTCCTATTAAAATAGATTTTTCTATACAATTAAAAAAAACAAATGATTATTATAGTAATAATAATCATTTTTTTGTAGATTTTGAAAAAATTAAATTTCCATTATACATAAGAACCTGGAGAAATGGAGATTATTTTTATCCTATTAACATGAAAGGGAAAAAAAAATTAAGTAAATACTATAAAGAAAATAAGTATTCTTTTCTGGAAAAAGAGAATACGTGGTTGTTAATTAACGGAAACAATAATATCGTTTTAGTTATGGGAAATAGAGGAAATCGTTTAGATAATAGATTTAAAATTACGGAACAAACAAAAAAAATATTAGAAATAAAAATATAA
- the serC gene encoding 3-phosphoserine/phosphohydroxythreonine transaminase, protein MKIHNFNAGPSVLPKKVVEKSAKSIISFNESGISLLEISHRSLDFMEIIEKTASLVKRITNLNDDYAILFLQGGATLQFAMVPYNLMNKEAAYLDTGIWAHNAVKEAENFGKVKILFSGKDNNYTYIPENYHIPDKVDYFHCTSNNTIVGTQMKSFPITYVPIVCDMSSDIFSRKLNFRQFSLIYASAQKNVSSSGMTIVIIKKEILEKIKRNIPSYLDYRIHIKNNGILNTPNVFSIYTSMLTLEWIERKGGISILEEENEHKAKLLYDEIDNNELFENRIHKNNRSNMNVSFFLKKKSLEKEFNKMWIKENIVGLDGHRLLGGYRASIYNAIPIESILFLIEIMKEFEKRFA, encoded by the coding sequence ATGAAAATACACAATTTCAATGCAGGTCCTTCTGTTTTACCAAAAAAAGTAGTTGAAAAATCTGCTAAATCTATCATTAGTTTTAATGAATCCGGAATTTCTTTACTTGAAATTTCTCATAGAAGTTTAGATTTTATGGAAATAATAGAAAAAACAGCAAGTTTAGTAAAACGGATTACAAATTTAAATGATGATTATGCTATTCTCTTTCTACAAGGAGGAGCAACATTACAATTTGCAATGGTTCCATACAATTTAATGAATAAAGAAGCTGCTTATTTAGACACAGGAATTTGGGCTCATAATGCTGTTAAAGAAGCAGAAAATTTTGGAAAAGTAAAAATTTTATTTTCCGGAAAGGATAATAATTATACATACATTCCTGAAAATTATCATATTCCAGATAAAGTAGATTATTTTCATTGTACGTCTAATAATACAATTGTTGGAACACAAATGAAATCGTTTCCTATAACTTATGTACCAATAGTTTGTGATATGTCTTCTGATATTTTTAGTAGAAAGTTAAATTTTCGTCAGTTTAGTTTAATTTATGCTTCTGCTCAGAAAAATGTAAGCTCTTCTGGAATGACTATTGTCATAATAAAAAAAGAAATTTTGGAAAAAATTAAAAGAAATATTCCTTCCTATTTAGATTACCGTATTCACATAAAAAACAATGGAATATTAAATACACCAAATGTTTTCTCTATTTACACTTCTATGCTAACTTTAGAATGGATAGAGAGGAAAGGAGGTATTTCCATTTTAGAAGAAGAGAACGAACATAAAGCTAAATTATTATATGATGAAATAGATAATAATGAATTATTTGAAAATAGAATACATAAAAATAATCGTTCTAATATGAATGTTTCATTTTTCTTAAAGAAAAAAAGTTTAGAAAAAGAATTTAATAAAATGTGGATAAAAGAAAATATTGTTGGATTAGATGGACATAGACTATTAGGTGGGTATCGTGCAAGTATATACAATGCTATACCAATAGAAAGTATTCTATTTTTGATAGAAATCATGAAAGAATTTGAAAAAAGATTCGCATAA
- the hisB gene encoding bifunctional histidinol-phosphatase/imidazoleglycerol-phosphate dehydratase HisB, translating into MKKILFIDRDGTIIQENPPNYQIDSIEKIIFYPRVIFFLSKIVQKLKNYDLVMVSNQDGLGTNKFPEKIFWPIQNHILNILKTEGINFHSIHIDKSFPEEKLSTRKPGIGMLTSYINSNLYDISKSFVIGDRLTDVLLAKNLGCKSIWIKKNYHHYDNFTEDEKSYYPTINKESIEKVILLKTDNWKDIYNYLLFINNNNKIISYHRTTSETNVKIDISLYGVGKSHIDTGIGFFDHLLQQIAFHSSIDLKINTIGDSYVDEHHTIEDTAITLGTVFDKSLGNKKGIERYGFYSLPMDDSLSTVVLDLGGRSKLLWKVKFFREKIGDMPVEMFYHFFQSFSINARCNIHIKAIGSNDHHKIESIFKCFARAIKMAIKKNDYKYEIPSSKGIL; encoded by the coding sequence ATGAAAAAAATTTTATTTATTGACAGAGATGGAACTATTATTCAGGAAAATCCTCCTAACTATCAAATTGATTCTATCGAAAAAATAATTTTTTATCCAAGGGTTATATTTTTTTTATCAAAAATAGTCCAAAAACTAAAAAATTATGATTTAGTCATGGTAAGTAATCAAGATGGATTAGGAACAAATAAATTTCCTGAAAAAATATTTTGGCCTATACAAAATCATATTTTAAATATTCTAAAAACAGAAGGAATTAATTTTCATTCTATACATATAGATAAAAGTTTTCCTGAAGAAAAACTTTCTACAAGGAAACCTGGAATAGGAATGCTTACTTCTTATATAAATTCAAATTTATACGATATATCTAAATCTTTTGTCATTGGAGATAGATTAACAGACGTTTTATTAGCAAAGAATTTAGGTTGTAAATCTATATGGATTAAAAAAAATTATCATCATTATGATAACTTTACAGAGGATGAAAAATCTTATTATCCTACAATAAATAAGGAAAGTATAGAAAAAGTAATACTTCTTAAAACAGATAATTGGAAAGATATATATAATTATTTATTATTTATCAACAATAATAATAAAATTATATCATATCATAGAACTACATCAGAAACAAATGTTAAAATAGATATTTCATTATATGGAGTAGGAAAATCTCATATTGATACAGGAATTGGTTTTTTTGATCATCTTTTACAACAAATAGCATTTCATAGTTCTATTGATTTGAAAATCAATACAATAGGAGATAGTTATGTAGATGAGCACCATACTATAGAAGATACTGCAATAACCTTAGGAACTGTATTTGATAAATCATTAGGAAATAAAAAAGGAATAGAACGCTATGGATTTTATTCTCTTCCTATGGATGATAGTTTATCTACTGTTGTATTGGATCTTGGAGGAAGAAGTAAGTTACTTTGGAAAGTAAAGTTTTTTAGAGAAAAGATAGGGGATATGCCTGTAGAAATGTTTTATCATTTTTTTCAATCTTTTTCTATAAATGCAAGATGCAATATACATATTAAGGCTATAGGCAGTAATGATCACCACAAAATAGAATCTATATTTAAATGCTTTGCAAGAGCTATTAAAATGGCAATAAAAAAGAATGATTATAAATATGAAATACCTAGTTCTAAAGGAATATTATAA
- the hisA gene encoding 1-(5-phosphoribosyl)-5-[(5-phosphoribosylamino)methylideneamino]imidazole-4-carboxamide isomerase, with protein sequence MNIIVAIDLIDGKCVRLTQGDFQRKKIYNNDPLDVAYMLEDKGVSRLHMVDLDGAKKGKVVHWKTLEKIANNTHLIIDFGGGIHTENDVKTVFENGGHMVSVGSIAVKKPIVLKNWIDIYGSNRILLGVDIKDKKIAINGWKNLSNIPLWDFLKEKETHGIKNIFCTDISKDGVLSGPSFSLYRSIIKKFPKIKLIASGGISNIGDIEKLFHLGCHGVIVGKAIYEKKISLLELRNWKENNNKLC encoded by the coding sequence ATGAATATTATTGTAGCTATAGATTTAATTGATGGAAAATGTGTTCGTTTAACACAAGGAGACTTTCAAAGAAAAAAAATTTATAATAATGATCCATTAGATGTAGCTTATATGTTGGAAGACAAAGGCGTATCAAGACTTCATATGGTAGATTTAGATGGAGCAAAAAAGGGAAAAGTAGTCCATTGGAAAACTTTGGAAAAAATAGCAAATAACACACATTTAATTATTGATTTTGGGGGAGGAATTCATACAGAAAATGATGTAAAAACTGTATTTGAAAATGGTGGGCACATGGTTTCGGTAGGAAGTATAGCTGTTAAAAAACCTATCGTTCTTAAAAATTGGATTGATATTTATGGATCTAATAGAATTTTATTAGGAGTAGATATTAAAGATAAAAAAATAGCAATCAATGGATGGAAAAATCTATCTAATATTCCACTTTGGGATTTTTTGAAAGAAAAAGAAACTCATGGAATAAAAAATATTTTTTGTACAGATATCTCAAAAGATGGAGTTTTATCTGGACCTTCTTTTTCTTTGTATCGTAGTATTATTAAAAAATTCCCAAAAATAAAACTTATAGCAAGTGGAGGTATTAGTAATATAGGAGACATTGAAAAATTATTTCATTTAGGTTGTCATGGTGTAATTGTTGGAAAGGCGATATACGAGAAGAAAATATCATTATTAGAACTAAGAAATTGGAAAGAAAATAATAATAAATTATGTTAG
- the hisC gene encoding histidinol-phosphate transaminase has translation MNKKNCYSNFNLISLIRENILYIEPYISARIEYKEEKNSIFLDANENSFGAPLSFYNSYNRYPDPLQEKLKKKISSIKNIPPSKIFLGNGSDEIIDLIYRIFSCPGKDDAIIFPPTYGMYEVCGKIHGVNIIKIPLLEEEYQLNLKDIKKVINNYCNNKIIFICSPNNPTGNNIIREDIKSLIKMFTGIIVLDEAYIDFSFESSISEEIDKFPNLIVLQTLSKSWGLAGLRIGIAIASKEIIYWMNKIKFPYNISINSQEIAMKALDNKDLFFYNLKNILSEREYLENSLKRIPIVDKVYPSSSNFFLVKINSSSIHLYQYLINKKIIVRDRSKVILCENCLRITVGTHEENEYLISNIKKYSDKKNKT, from the coding sequence ATGAATAAAAAGAATTGTTATTCCAATTTTAATTTAATTTCCTTAATAAGAGAAAATATTTTATATATTGAACCTTATATTTCCGCTAGAATAGAATATAAAGAAGAAAAAAATTCTATTTTTTTAGATGCTAATGAAAACTCTTTTGGGGCACCTTTATCTTTTTATAACTCTTACAACCGATATCCAGATCCGTTACAAGAAAAATTGAAAAAAAAAATATCTTCTATTAAAAATATACCCCCATCAAAGATCTTCTTAGGAAATGGAAGTGATGAAATTATTGATTTAATTTACCGTATTTTTTCTTGTCCAGGAAAAGATGATGCGATCATATTTCCTCCTACTTATGGTATGTATGAAGTTTGTGGAAAAATTCATGGAGTAAATATAATAAAAATTCCTCTTCTAGAAGAAGAATATCAACTAAATTTGAAAGATATAAAAAAAGTTATTAATAATTATTGTAATAATAAAATTATTTTTATTTGTTCTCCAAATAATCCTACTGGAAATAACATAATAAGAGAAGATATAAAATCACTTATAAAAATGTTTACAGGAATAATTGTTTTAGATGAAGCTTATATAGATTTTTCTTTTGAATCCTCTATTTCAGAGGAAATAGATAAATTTCCAAATTTAATTGTTTTACAAACACTATCTAAATCTTGGGGATTAGCAGGATTAAGGATAGGAATAGCTATAGCTTCTAAAGAAATTATTTATTGGATGAATAAAATAAAATTTCCATATAACATAAGCATCAATTCCCAAGAGATAGCTATGAAAGCTCTTGATAATAAAGATTTATTTTTTTATAATTTAAAAAACATTCTTTCAGAAAGAGAATATTTAGAGAATTCTTTGAAAAGAATTCCTATTGTAGATAAAGTATATCCTAGTTCTTCTAATTTTTTTCTAGTAAAAATAAATTCATCTTCAATACATCTTTATCAATATTTAATAAACAAAAAAATTATTGTTAGAGATCGTTCAAAAGTTATTTTATGTGAAAATTGTTTGAGAATAACAGTAGGAACTCATGAAGAAAATGAATATTTGATAAGTAATATAAAAAAATATTCAGATAAAAAAAACAAAACATAA
- a CDS encoding exodeoxyribonuclease III — MKIVGYNINGIRSGINKGLPIWIEKYNPDILCLQEIKAFQEQINTKIFEKLGYYHYWHSSIKKGYSGVAILCKEKPIHIEYGIGLESIDREGRVLRIDFEHFSIISLYLPSGNNMIKRLNYKFMFMNEFFFYVKKIQNNLKNIIICGDYNICHKKIDIHDPIRNKEVSGFLPEEREWMTNFIKLGFLDSFRNYIKEGHHYSWWSYRSKARIGNRGWRIDYIMVTLSLKKNMINAYLLPGIRYSDHCPTVLEIKFT, encoded by the coding sequence ATGAAAATAGTAGGATATAACATAAATGGAATTAGATCTGGAATTAATAAAGGATTACCAATTTGGATTGAAAAATATAATCCAGATATTTTATGTTTACAAGAAATAAAAGCTTTTCAAGAACAAATAAATACAAAAATATTTGAAAAATTAGGATATTATCATTATTGGCATTCATCAATAAAAAAAGGTTATAGTGGTGTAGCTATCTTATGCAAAGAAAAACCTATTCATATAGAATACGGAATAGGTTTAGAATCTATTGATAGAGAAGGAAGAGTTTTACGAATAGATTTTGAACATTTTTCTATTATTAGTCTTTATTTGCCTTCAGGTAATAACATGATAAAAAGATTAAATTATAAATTCATGTTTATGAATGAATTTTTTTTTTATGTAAAAAAAATTCAGAATAATTTGAAAAATATTATTATTTGTGGAGATTATAATATCTGTCATAAGAAAATAGATATACATGATCCTATTCGAAATAAGGAAGTATCTGGATTTCTTCCAGAAGAAAGAGAATGGATGACTAATTTTATAAAATTAGGATTTTTAGATAGTTTTAGGAATTATATTAAAGAAGGTCATCATTATAGTTGGTGGAGTTATAGATCTAAAGCAAGAATAGGAAATCGCGGATGGAGAATTGATTATATAATGGTAACTCTTTCTTTAAAAAAGAATATGATAAACGCATACTTATTACCTGGAATAAGATATTCTGATCATTGCCCAACGGTATTAGAAATAAAATTCACATAA
- the hisH gene encoding imidazole glycerol phosphate synthase subunit HisH → MKIIIIKYPAGNVQSVLFSLERIGVQAILTDAIEDVQNADKVILPGVGEANFAMEYLKKKKLDVLLSKLEKPVLGICLGMQLLCKSSEESNTTCIGIFDSQVKKFSSKNKEDKIPKIGWNTIHKLKGPLFKNVPDGSYQYFAHSYYAHLGRYTIAKTEYLISYSAALQNKNFYAVQFHPEKSSYVGHKILENFIQL, encoded by the coding sequence ATGAAAATTATTATCATAAAATATCCCGCAGGAAATGTGCAGTCCGTTCTTTTTTCTTTAGAAAGAATAGGTGTACAAGCTATATTAACTGATGCTATAGAAGATGTTCAAAATGCGGATAAAGTTATTCTACCAGGAGTAGGAGAAGCTAATTTTGCTATGGAATATTTGAAAAAAAAGAAATTGGATGTGCTTTTATCAAAACTTGAAAAACCTGTATTAGGAATATGTTTAGGAATGCAATTATTATGTAAATCTTCAGAAGAAAGCAATACAACATGTATAGGAATATTCGATTCACAGGTTAAGAAATTTTCATCAAAGAATAAAGAAGATAAAATCCCTAAAATAGGTTGGAATACAATTCATAAATTAAAAGGACCTTTGTTTAAAAATGTTCCAGATGGAAGTTATCAATATTTTGCACATAGTTACTATGCGCATTTAGGACGTTATACTATAGCTAAAACAGAATACCTTATATCTTATAGTGCGGCTTTACAAAATAAAAATTTTTATGCTGTACAATTTCATCCAGAAAAATCTTCTTACGTAGGACATAAAATATTAGAAAATTTTATTCAATTATAA
- the hisD gene encoding histidinol dehydrogenase — MIQVYFYPSLKEKEHIIKRKTKSSSDLINSVIPIINDVKLHGDTAIKSYTKKYDHVYVDKIKVIEKDFYEANANISNCLKKSIEKAYENIKLFHKKQIHKKSKIKISKGIDCWVKNIPIEKIGFYIPSGSAPLLSTVLMLGIPGKLAGCKNIILCSPPNKEGKIHPSILYAARYVGIDSVYKIGGAQAIAAMAYGTESIPSVYKIFGPGNSYVTKAKQIVLNRGIVSIDIPAGPSEVVIIADSKAYPEYVASDLLSQSEHDPESYIVLITNNKEPWINKVKNELKKQLSYLSEKEIIINNSLKNAKIVILSSLEEAIAFSNEIAPEHLIINCDNVHYWAEKVINAGSVFLGNYSPITAGDYASGTNHVLPTYGNAKFYSGVSIDSFVRKTTFQEISKEGLKDLYKSISILSSEEGLIAHKRSIDIRLKKNSF; from the coding sequence ATGATTCAAGTATATTTTTATCCTTCTTTAAAAGAAAAGGAACACATCATAAAAAGAAAAACTAAATCTAGTTCTGATTTAATAAATTCAGTCATTCCTATTATAAATGATGTTAAATTACATGGAGATACAGCAATAAAATCCTATACAAAAAAATATGATCATGTCTATGTTGATAAAATTAAAGTGATAGAAAAAGATTTCTATGAAGCTAATGCAAATATTTCAAATTGTTTGAAAAAATCTATAGAAAAAGCATACGAAAACATTAAACTATTTCATAAAAAACAAATACATAAAAAATCAAAAATAAAGATATCAAAAGGAATTGATTGTTGGGTAAAAAATATTCCAATAGAAAAAATAGGTTTTTATATTCCCAGTGGTTCTGCTCCTTTACTATCTACTGTATTAATGTTAGGAATTCCAGGAAAATTAGCAGGATGTAAAAATATTATTTTATGTAGCCCTCCAAATAAAGAAGGAAAAATACATCCATCCATTTTATATGCAGCTAGATATGTAGGAATTGATAGTGTTTATAAGATAGGGGGTGCTCAAGCTATAGCTGCAATGGCTTATGGAACAGAAAGTATTCCTTCTGTATATAAGATATTTGGTCCAGGAAATTCTTATGTTACAAAAGCTAAGCAAATAGTATTGAATAGAGGAATCGTATCTATAGATATTCCAGCAGGTCCTTCCGAAGTTGTTATTATAGCTGATAGTAAAGCTTATCCTGAGTATGTAGCTTCAGACTTATTATCACAATCTGAACATGATCCAGAAAGTTATATTGTACTAATAACTAACAATAAAGAACCTTGGATAAATAAGGTGAAGAATGAATTAAAAAAACAACTATCATATCTTTCTGAAAAAGAAATTATTATTAATAATTCATTAAAAAATGCAAAAATAGTTATTCTTTCTTCTTTAGAAGAAGCAATTGCATTTTCAAATGAAATTGCGCCAGAACATCTTATCATTAATTGTGATAATGTTCATTATTGGGCAGAAAAGGTAATTAATGCTGGATCAGTATTTTTAGGTAATTATTCTCCAATAACTGCTGGAGATTACGCTTCAGGTACTAATCATGTTCTTCCTACATATGGAAATGCTAAATTTTATAGTGGAGTATCTATAGATAGTTTTGTTAGAAAAACAACTTTCCAAGAAATATCTAAGGAAGGATTAAAAGACTTGTATAAGTCCATAAGCATTCTATCTTCTGAAGAAGGGTTAATTGCACATAAAAGATCTATTGATATTCGTTTAAAAAAAAATTCGTTTTAA
- the hisG gene encoding ATP phosphoribosyltransferase encodes MDKLKIAIQKSGRLYEDSIKFLKDCSIEINIGIDKLKTTAMNFPMEILFLRDDDIPQYLEDGVADIGIVGKNVLLEKRKKIKIKETLGFGKCRLSIAVPKSSIYNNIEDLDGKRIATSYPFLVREFFKKRYIKTEIHEISGSVEIAPGIGLADCICDLVSSGSTLFMNGLKEVETVLQSEAVLASHLHLSSPQNIIMDKLLFRIRAVKKAKNNKYILLNAPNERLDKIISYLPGIKSPVVLPLANSECSSVHSVVNENDFWGIIENLKALGAQDILVLPIEKIIL; translated from the coding sequence ATGGATAAACTTAAAATAGCTATTCAAAAATCAGGTCGTCTTTATGAGGACTCCATAAAATTTCTTAAAGATTGCAGTATTGAAATTAATATTGGTATAGATAAATTAAAAACAACGGCAATGAATTTTCCTATGGAAATACTTTTTTTGCGAGACGATGATATTCCTCAGTATTTAGAAGATGGAGTAGCAGATATAGGAATTGTTGGAAAAAATGTTCTTTTAGAAAAAAGAAAAAAAATAAAAATAAAAGAGACTTTAGGGTTTGGAAAGTGTCGTTTATCGATAGCTGTTCCAAAATCTTCAATTTATAATAACATAGAAGATCTAGATGGAAAACGTATAGCTACAAGCTATCCTTTTTTAGTTAGAGAATTTTTTAAAAAAAGATATATAAAAACAGAAATACATGAAATATCTGGATCTGTGGAAATAGCTCCTGGAATAGGTTTAGCTGATTGTATATGTGATTTAGTAAGTAGTGGTTCTACATTATTTATGAATGGACTTAAAGAAGTAGAAACAGTTCTTCAATCTGAAGCCGTATTAGCTTCTCACCTTCATTTGAGTTCTCCACAAAATATAATTATGGATAAATTATTATTTCGTATTAGAGCAGTAAAAAAAGCAAAAAATAATAAATACATTCTACTAAATGCACCTAATGAACGATTAGATAAAATTATATCTTATTTACCTGGAATAAAAAGTCCAGTTGTTCTTCCTTTAGCAAACTCAGAATGCAGTTCTGTTCATTCTGTAGTCAACGAAAACGATTTTTGGGGAATAATAGAAAATTTAAAAGCACTTGGAGCTCAAGATATTTTAGTTCTTCCAATAGAAAAAATTATACTATAA